A region from the Hippoglossus hippoglossus isolate fHipHip1 chromosome 18, fHipHip1.pri, whole genome shotgun sequence genome encodes:
- the htr2cl1 gene encoding 5-hydroxytryptamine (serotonin) receptor 2C, G protein-coupled-like 1 — protein MGGPAGALLGGFGTTTSSLEVGGRMSWPSNNPLDLNQTLPWGSVGLGVGGGAAAMSAGVDNFTQESVARAVIKDKNWPALLILVIIALTIGGNILVILAVSLEKKLQNATNFFLRSLAVADMLVGILVMPVSLINILYDYAWPLPSALCPIWIYLDVLFSTASIMHLCAISLDRYVAIRNPIEHSRFNSRTKAMMKIAAVWTISIGVSMPIPVIGLHNEDKVFVNGSCVLNEERFMLIGSFVAFFIPLVIMVVTYCLTIQVLQRQATVFLYEAKASSQQPLHTPAMTHTLQPPSSTFHLPQINTTAPPDSQDVKSPPPPSRRNTLSCLKGAEPSILLSTSKSDSISIIPSSEVASQLSSPAAGPGRSDTSGSHGRRGMMQAIKNERRASKVLGIVFFLFLIMWCPFFITNVTSVLCGGSCNESLLHDLLNVFVWVGYISSGVNPLVYTLFNKTYRRAFSSYIRCQYKVGPAAGQSCKTLLVPPPCPSHAVTPLLMGSHGKAGVDRNSNCRNGSRGDNGRLAVDPEDTTDDETQIGIVSHSLSECFNVGVLSETETELSLVSYNPASTELTSSV, from the exons ATGGGCGGACCAGCAGGCGCTCTCCTCGGAGGCTTCggcaccaccacctcctctctggAGGTCGGAGGCCGGATGTCCTGGCCGAGCAACAACCCCCTGGACCTCAACCAAACCCTGCCGTGGGGGAGCGTCGGACTCGGAGTCGGCGGCGGTGCGGCGGCCATGAGTGCAGGAGTGGACAATTTCACCCAGGAGTCCGTCGCCAGGGCCGTGATCAAGGACAAGAACTGGCCGGCGCTGCTCATACTCGTCATCATCGCGCTGACGATCGGCGGCAACATCCTGGTGATCCTGGCGGTGTCGCTGGAGAAGAAGCTGCAAAACGCCACCAACTTCTTCTTGAGGTCGCTGGCGGTGGCCGACATGCTGGTGGGCATCCTGGTGATGCCAGTCTCCCTCATCAACATCCTCTATG ACTACGCCTGGCCCCTGCCCAGCGCCCTGTGTCCCATCTGGATCTACCTGGACGTGCTGTTCTCCACCGCCTCCATCATGCACCTCTGCGCTATCTCGCTGGACCGATACGTCGCCATCCGCAACCCCATCGAGCACAGCCGCTTCAACTCCAGAACCAAAGCCATGATGAAGATCGCCGCCGTCTGGACCATATCTATAG GTGTGTCCATGCCCATCCCCGTCATCGGCCTCCACAACGAGGACAAGGTCTTCGTCAACGGCAGCTGCGTCCTCAACGAGGAGCGCTTCATGCTGATTGGCTCCTTCGTGGCCTTCTTCATCCCACTGGTCATAATGGTGGTGACGTACTGCCTCACCATACAG GTGCTCCAGAGGCAGGCCACTGTCTTCCTATACGAGGCCAAGGCTTCCTCCCAGCAGCCTTTGCACACGCCAGCAATGACCCACACATTGCAGCCTCCGTCCAGCACCTTCCACCTTCCTCAGATCAACACAACTGCACCGCCAGACTCACAAG ATGTGAAGTCCCCGCCCCCTCCGAGCAGACGAAACACCCTGAGCTGTCTGAAAGGAGCCGAGCCCAGCATCCTGCTCAGCACCTCCAAGTCAGACAGCATCAGCATCATTCCCAGCTCCGAGGTGGCGTCGCAGCTCAGCTCGCCAGCCGCCGGGCCGGGGCGGAGCGACACGTCGGGTAGCCACGGGCGACGGGGGATGATGCAGGCCATAAAGAACGAGAGAAGAGCCTCCAAG gtCCTGGGAatcgtcttcttcctcttcctcatcatgtGGTGTCCCTTCTTCATCACCAACGTTACCTCCGTCCTGTGCGGCGGCTCCTGCAACGAGTCGCTGCTCCACGACCTCCTCAACGTCTTCGTGTGGGTGGGGTACATCTCCTCCGGGGTCAACCCCCTGGTCTACACCCTCTTCAATAAGACCTACAGGAGAGCGTTCTCCAGCTACATCAGGTGTCAGTACAAAGTGGGGCCCGCTGCCGGACAGAGTTGTAAAACCCTCCTGGTCCCGCCGCCGTGTCCCTCGCACGCCGTGACCCCGCTGCTTATGGGCAGCCACGGGAAAGCGGGCGTGGACCGCAACAGTAACTGTCGCAACGGCAGCAGGGGGGACAACGGGAGGCTGGCGGTGGACCCGGAGGACACGACGGACGACGAGACGCAAATTGGAATCGTGTCGCACAGCCTCTCGGAATGCTTCAACGTGGGCGTGCTGtcggagacggagacggagcTGTCGCTGGTCAGCTACAATCCTGCGTCCACGGAACTCACAAGCAGCGTGTGA
- the zgc:109889 gene encoding wiskott-Aldrich syndrome protein family member 3 isoform X1, translated as MPLVKRNIEPRHLCRGALPDGVTSELECVTNSTLAAIIKQLGSLSRHAEDIFGELFNEANSFYLRMSSLQERVDQLAVKVTQLDSTVEEVSLQDINMRKAFKSSTIQDQQVVSRTSVPNPVVEIYHRCDKPPPLNILSPYRDDKKDALKFYTDPSYFFNLWKEKMLQATEDKRKEKRRQKGCPAHPDRPHSRQAPPRSPLSISEQQKQVEDPGREVKKVRKARNRRQEWNVLAYDKEFRPDARLTPSPYHGMSSEGSLSPDSRSMASDSYPASPNHPSTQAPSAAHPIDHHARDHLSAAAQTQSLDRGLRPATQPPGAGGAAAAGRHVASLGRTPSGHAVQAGGDPTVNGPRQQSVKEYRAAQGAQPSTIPEYYIPPAPPPPPPTIPSAQTAFDSTTAPPCAAAASAVPPTSATLSRPYSPSPPPPPANYVPSPSHPPSGAPPAAPPPPPPGALIFHQTHPSPVGQCALDAAAQARKSALPGMVPMSDARSDLLAAIRRGIQLRKVQEQREQEAKREPVGNDVATILSRRIAVEYSESDDDSDADENEWSD; from the exons ATGCCGTTGGTGAAGAGGAACATCGAGCCCAGGCACCTGTGCCGGGGGGCGCTGCCAGATGGGGTGACCAGCGAGCTGGAGTGCGTCACCAACAGCACCCTGGCAGCCATCATCAAACAGCTGGGCAGTCTGA gtcgCCATGCAGAGGACATCTTCGGGGAACTGTTTAATGAGGCCAACAGCTTCTACCTGAGGATGAGCAGCCTCCAGGAGCGAGTCGACCAGCTGGCTGTGAAAGTCACCCAGCTCGACTCCACCGTGGAGGAAG TTTCTCTGCAGGACATCAACATGAGGAAGGCCTTCAAGAGCAGCACCATCCAGGACCAGCAGGTGGTGTCGAGGACCTCGGTCCCCAACCCTGTGGTGGAGATCTACCATCGCTGTGACAAACCTCCACCGCTGAACATCCTCAGCCCATACAG AGATGACAAGAAGGACGCGCTGAAGTTCTACACTGACCCCTCCTACTTCTTCAACctgtggaaagagaagatgcTGCAGGCCACGGAGGACAAACGCAAGGAGAAGCGACGACAGAAG GGCTGTCCGGCCCACCCCGACAGGCCCCACTCCAGACAGGCCCCACCCAGGAGCCCCCTGTCCATCTCT gagcagcagaagcaggTGGAGGACCCGGGTCGAGAGGTCAAGAAG GTGCGTAAGGCTCGTAACCGGCGTCAGGAGTGGAACGTCCTGGCCTACGACAAAGAGTTCAGACCTGACGCGAGGCTCACGCCCTCCCCGTACCACGGCATGTCGTCCGAAGGCTCCCTGTCCCCCGATAGCAg ATCAATGGCGTCTGACTCGTACCCAGCGAGCCCCAACCACCCCTCCACCCAGGCCCCCAGCGCCGCCCACCCCATCGACCACCACGCCAGGGACCACCTCAGCGCCGCGGCCCAGACTCAGTCACTGGATCGGGGCCTCAGGCCGGCCACCCAGCCCCCGGGGGCCGGAGGTGCCGCAGCGGCGGGGAGGCACGTCGCCTCCTTGGGCAGGACCCCCTCTGGACACGCCGTGCAGGCTGGCGGAGATCCAACGGTTAACGGGCCGCGGCAGCAGTCGGTTAAGGAGTACCGAGCTGCACAAGG TGCTCAGCCCTCCACCATCCCAGAGTACTACATCCCACCTGCCCCTCCCCCGCCACCCCCCACCATCCCCTCTGCCCAGACGGCCTTCGACTCCACCACGGCCCCGCCCTGCGCCGCTGCCGCCTCCGCCGTCCCCCCGACCTCTGCCACCCTCTCCCGCCCTTACTCcccatcccctcctcctcccccggcCAACTACGTGCCAtctccctcccaccctcctTCAGGCGCACCCCCCGCCGCCccaccgccaccgccgccaGGAGCCCTCATCTTCCACCAGACCCACCCGTCCCCTGTGGGCCAGTGCGCCTTGGATGCGGCGGCACAGGCGAGGAAGTCAGCCCTGCCGGGGATGGTCCCGATGAGCGATGCCCGCTCCGACCTGCTGGCGGCCATACGTagag GTATCCAGCTGAGGAAGgtgcaggagcagagggagcaggaggcgAAGCGAGAACCCGTGGGCAACGACGTGGCCACCATCCTGTCACGCCGTATCGCGGTGGAGTACAGCGAGTCCGACGACGACTCCGATGCCGACGAGAACGAGTGGTCCGACTAA
- the zgc:109889 gene encoding wiskott-Aldrich syndrome protein family member 3 isoform X2, which produces MPLVKRNIEPRHLCRGALPDGVTSELECVTNSTLAAIIKQLGSLSRHAEDIFGELFNEANSFYLRMSSLQERVDQLAVKVTQLDSTVEEVSLQDINMRKAFKSSTIQDQQVVSRTSVPNPVVEIYHRCDKPPPLNILSPYRDDKKDALKFYTDPSYFFNLWKEKMLQATEDKRKEKRRQKEQQKQVEDPGREVKKVRKARNRRQEWNVLAYDKEFRPDARLTPSPYHGMSSEGSLSPDSRSMASDSYPASPNHPSTQAPSAAHPIDHHARDHLSAAAQTQSLDRGLRPATQPPGAGGAAAAGRHVASLGRTPSGHAVQAGGDPTVNGPRQQSVKEYRAAQGAQPSTIPEYYIPPAPPPPPPTIPSAQTAFDSTTAPPCAAAASAVPPTSATLSRPYSPSPPPPPANYVPSPSHPPSGAPPAAPPPPPPGALIFHQTHPSPVGQCALDAAAQARKSALPGMVPMSDARSDLLAAIRRGIQLRKVQEQREQEAKREPVGNDVATILSRRIAVEYSESDDDSDADENEWSD; this is translated from the exons ATGCCGTTGGTGAAGAGGAACATCGAGCCCAGGCACCTGTGCCGGGGGGCGCTGCCAGATGGGGTGACCAGCGAGCTGGAGTGCGTCACCAACAGCACCCTGGCAGCCATCATCAAACAGCTGGGCAGTCTGA gtcgCCATGCAGAGGACATCTTCGGGGAACTGTTTAATGAGGCCAACAGCTTCTACCTGAGGATGAGCAGCCTCCAGGAGCGAGTCGACCAGCTGGCTGTGAAAGTCACCCAGCTCGACTCCACCGTGGAGGAAG TTTCTCTGCAGGACATCAACATGAGGAAGGCCTTCAAGAGCAGCACCATCCAGGACCAGCAGGTGGTGTCGAGGACCTCGGTCCCCAACCCTGTGGTGGAGATCTACCATCGCTGTGACAAACCTCCACCGCTGAACATCCTCAGCCCATACAG AGATGACAAGAAGGACGCGCTGAAGTTCTACACTGACCCCTCCTACTTCTTCAACctgtggaaagagaagatgcTGCAGGCCACGGAGGACAAACGCAAGGAGAAGCGACGACAGAAG gagcagcagaagcaggTGGAGGACCCGGGTCGAGAGGTCAAGAAG GTGCGTAAGGCTCGTAACCGGCGTCAGGAGTGGAACGTCCTGGCCTACGACAAAGAGTTCAGACCTGACGCGAGGCTCACGCCCTCCCCGTACCACGGCATGTCGTCCGAAGGCTCCCTGTCCCCCGATAGCAg ATCAATGGCGTCTGACTCGTACCCAGCGAGCCCCAACCACCCCTCCACCCAGGCCCCCAGCGCCGCCCACCCCATCGACCACCACGCCAGGGACCACCTCAGCGCCGCGGCCCAGACTCAGTCACTGGATCGGGGCCTCAGGCCGGCCACCCAGCCCCCGGGGGCCGGAGGTGCCGCAGCGGCGGGGAGGCACGTCGCCTCCTTGGGCAGGACCCCCTCTGGACACGCCGTGCAGGCTGGCGGAGATCCAACGGTTAACGGGCCGCGGCAGCAGTCGGTTAAGGAGTACCGAGCTGCACAAGG TGCTCAGCCCTCCACCATCCCAGAGTACTACATCCCACCTGCCCCTCCCCCGCCACCCCCCACCATCCCCTCTGCCCAGACGGCCTTCGACTCCACCACGGCCCCGCCCTGCGCCGCTGCCGCCTCCGCCGTCCCCCCGACCTCTGCCACCCTCTCCCGCCCTTACTCcccatcccctcctcctcccccggcCAACTACGTGCCAtctccctcccaccctcctTCAGGCGCACCCCCCGCCGCCccaccgccaccgccgccaGGAGCCCTCATCTTCCACCAGACCCACCCGTCCCCTGTGGGCCAGTGCGCCTTGGATGCGGCGGCACAGGCGAGGAAGTCAGCCCTGCCGGGGATGGTCCCGATGAGCGATGCCCGCTCCGACCTGCTGGCGGCCATACGTagag GTATCCAGCTGAGGAAGgtgcaggagcagagggagcaggaggcgAAGCGAGAACCCGTGGGCAACGACGTGGCCACCATCCTGTCACGCCGTATCGCGGTGGAGTACAGCGAGTCCGACGACGACTCCGATGCCGACGAGAACGAGTGGTCCGACTAA